In Dendropsophus ebraccatus isolate aDenEbr1 chromosome 14, aDenEbr1.pat, whole genome shotgun sequence, the following proteins share a genomic window:
- the LOC138772393 gene encoding WAS/WASL-interacting protein family member 1-like isoform X2 yields MSDDQLLQLLTARLQSADEEFLGRLRTALSPPATSAGNVPPPVTAKSSGSRRSARVSRPPARLSPSSIPLYAKRSNSLRSGSAPPPPYPGSSSSAPVFRPPAPRGPLVSETADMGAQQSHSSSSEHPPSPPAQQPVTASASPPVQQAAAASPSPPVQQAALSQPSALSVAQVTVPHTVPPPPPSSSTAAVVPANVPSTNLTSSSPTPLPAAVAPNEAPPARRSKRIRNRSGSSSSSHDSPGHSRHGRHRRHSRRCSRSSRCSRRSRSSRWHSPSTSEWSSGESGRRSIRMRPEPPLSRSLSLVHCEVPPVVVPPPPPTIPSGLGVSVPPARGGRPWPFMPGSHLGHSGQQLMALISSSVTPPTWQRHGSLQSYSSTTTGSKTSVGAAERA; encoded by the exons ATGTCGGATGACCAGCTGCTGCAGCTTCTTACTGCCCGCCTCCAGAGTGCGGATGAGGAGTTCCTGGGCCGTCTGAGGACTGCTCTGTCTCCTCCAGCGACCTCCGCTGGTAATGTTCCTCCCCCGGTCACTGCTAAGAGCTCAGGGAGCCGCCGGTCCGCACGTGTCTCGCGGCCACCAGCGAGACTCAGCCCCAGCTCTATCCCTCTGTATGCTAAACGCAGCAACAGCTTGCGTTCTGGCTCCGCCCCTCCGCCCCCTTACCCCGGAAGTTCATCCTCTGCCCCTGTTTTCCGGCCCCCTGCTCCTCGTGGTCCGTTGGTCTCAGAGACTGCAGACATGGGTGCTCAGCAGAGCCACAGCTCCTCTTCtgagcatcccccctcccctcctgcccaGCAGCCTGTAACAGCCTCCGCTTCTCCTCCCGTCCAGCAGGCTGCAGcagcctctccctctcctcccgtcCAGCAGGCTGCCTTATCTCAGCCATCAGCTCTGTCTGTGGCTCAAGTTACAGTGCCTCacactgtcccccctccccctccctcctcttccacTGCTGCCGTTGTGCCTGCTAATGTCCCCAGCACTAATCTCACTTCCTCCTCTCCCACTCCTCTGCCGGCAGCTGTCGCTCCTAATGAAGCCCCCCCGGCCAGGAGGTCCAAGAGGATCCGCAATCGCTCtggttcctcttcctcctcccatgATTCCCCTGGGCACAGTCGCCACGGACGTCACAGGCGTCACTCCCGCCGCTGCTCACGCAGTTCGAGATGCTCCAGAAGATCCAGATCGTCTCGATGGCACTCTCCCTCTACTTCAGAGTGGTCCTCCGGCGAAAGCGGCCGGCGCAGCATTCGTATGAGGCCGGAGCCTCCGCTGTCCAGGTCGCTTAGCCTGGTACATTGTGAAGTTCCTCCGGTCgtcgtccctcctcctcctccaacgaTACCATCGGGATTGG GAGTTTCGGTCCCTCCTGCCCGGGGCGGACGACCATGGCCATTTATGCCCGGATCACATTTGGGACATAGTGGACAGCAATTGATGGCTTTGATCAGTTCTTCAGTGACACCACCCACCTGGCAACGGCATG GATCTCTCCAGAGCTACTCTAGCACAACGACGGGCTCTAAAACCTCTGTTGGAGCTGCTGAGAGAGCGTGA
- the LOC138772393 gene encoding uncharacterized protein isoform X1, with the protein MSDDQLLQLLTARLQSADEEFLGRLRTALSPPATSAGNVPPPVTAKSSGSRRSARVSRPPARLSPSSIPLYAKRSNSLRSGSAPPPPYPGSSSSAPVFRPPAPRGPLVSETADMGAQQSHSSSSEHPPSPPAQQPVTASASPPVQQAAAASPSPPVQQAALSQPSALSVAQVTVPHTVPPPPPSSSTAAVVPANVPSTNLTSSSPTPLPAAVAPNEAPPARRSKRIRNRSGSSSSSHDSPGHSRHGRHRRHSRRCSRSSRCSRRSRSSRWHSPSTSEWSSGESGRRSIRMRPEPPLSRSLSLVHCEVPPVVVPPPPPTIPSGLGVSVPPARGGRPWPFMPGSHLGHSGQQLMALISSSVTPPTWQRHGKAWEDWVRLAVPRDVSSSAEVRLHVTIDFLLQLRDKGVSSIVAQRSLSGVAFFLKLNGWEDSTKHFAIRQALKGWKKHHIRKESRRPVSYSLLNKLVSACPSVCSSPYESTLFSACFCTAFFGALRVGELLPPSKHKPGGLLYEDVVVANDVLRIRVRSSKTDQFGRGAWLPIRQVQGSLCPVQQVSDYLALRPAGSHFFVHVDSTPVTQFQFLSVFRRCLSAVGAPPDQFATHSFRIGAATEAARAGLSEAEVQRIGRWRSACFAGYIRPDLLL; encoded by the exons ATGTCGGATGACCAGCTGCTGCAGCTTCTTACTGCCCGCCTCCAGAGTGCGGATGAGGAGTTCCTGGGCCGTCTGAGGACTGCTCTGTCTCCTCCAGCGACCTCCGCTGGTAATGTTCCTCCCCCGGTCACTGCTAAGAGCTCAGGGAGCCGCCGGTCCGCACGTGTCTCGCGGCCACCAGCGAGACTCAGCCCCAGCTCTATCCCTCTGTATGCTAAACGCAGCAACAGCTTGCGTTCTGGCTCCGCCCCTCCGCCCCCTTACCCCGGAAGTTCATCCTCTGCCCCTGTTTTCCGGCCCCCTGCTCCTCGTGGTCCGTTGGTCTCAGAGACTGCAGACATGGGTGCTCAGCAGAGCCACAGCTCCTCTTCtgagcatcccccctcccctcctgcccaGCAGCCTGTAACAGCCTCCGCTTCTCCTCCCGTCCAGCAGGCTGCAGcagcctctccctctcctcccgtcCAGCAGGCTGCCTTATCTCAGCCATCAGCTCTGTCTGTGGCTCAAGTTACAGTGCCTCacactgtcccccctccccctccctcctcttccacTGCTGCCGTTGTGCCTGCTAATGTCCCCAGCACTAATCTCACTTCCTCCTCTCCCACTCCTCTGCCGGCAGCTGTCGCTCCTAATGAAGCCCCCCCGGCCAGGAGGTCCAAGAGGATCCGCAATCGCTCtggttcctcttcctcctcccatgATTCCCCTGGGCACAGTCGCCACGGACGTCACAGGCGTCACTCCCGCCGCTGCTCACGCAGTTCGAGATGCTCCAGAAGATCCAGATCGTCTCGATGGCACTCTCCCTCTACTTCAGAGTGGTCCTCCGGCGAAAGCGGCCGGCGCAGCATTCGTATGAGGCCGGAGCCTCCGCTGTCCAGGTCGCTTAGCCTGGTACATTGTGAAGTTCCTCCGGTCgtcgtccctcctcctcctccaacgaTACCATCGGGATTGG GAGTTTCGGTCCCTCCTGCCCGGGGCGGACGACCATGGCCATTTATGCCCGGATCACATTTGGGACATAGTGGACAGCAATTGATGGCTTTGATCAGTTCTTCAGTGACACCACCCACCTGGCAACGGCATGGTAAGGCGTGGGAGGACTGGGTAAGGTTGGCGGTTCCtagggatgtctcctcctccgcGGAGGTCAGATTGCATGTCACCATTGATTTTCTGTTACAATTGCGCGATAAGGGTGTCTCTAGCATAGTAGCGCAGCGATCGCtgtctggtgtggcattttttctAAAGCTCAACGGTTGGGAGGACTCTACGAAGCATTTCGCCATACGTCAAGCCCTCAAAGGTTGGAAAAAACATCACATCCGAAAAGAATCCAGGCGTCCTGTTTCGTATAGTCTTCTCAACAAGCTGGTATCGGCATGCCCCTCTGTTTGCTCCTCCCCTTATGAGTCAACCCTTTTTTCAGCATGTTTTTGCACAGCATTTTTTGGTGCGCTGCGTGTTGGGGAGCTTCTCCCCCCTTCTAAGCATAAACCTGGAGGCTTACTTTATGAGGATGTGGTCGTTGCCAACGACGTTCTACGGATCCGGGTGCGCTCCTCAAAGACTGATCAGTTTGGTCGGGGTGCCTGGTTGCCCATAAGGCAAGTGCAGGGCTCGCTTTGCCCAGTACAACAGGTTTCTGATTACTTGGCGCTTAGGCCTGCGGGCTCGCATTTTTTCGTACATGTTGACTCTACTCCGGTCACACAATTCCAATTTCTGTCGGTGTTTAGGCGCTGTTTATCTGCAGTAGGGGCTCCTCCTGACCAATTCGCTACCCACTCATTTCGTATCGGGGCGGCCACAGAGGCGGCAAGGGCGGGCCTCTCCGAGGCCGAGGTTCAGCGTATAGGCCGTTGGCGCTCCGCATGCTTCGCTGGCTACATCCGTCCCGATCTTTTATTATGA